From the genome of Eucalyptus grandis isolate ANBG69807.140 chromosome 2, ASM1654582v1, whole genome shotgun sequence, one region includes:
- the LOC104432304 gene encoding cyclin-H1-1 isoform X2 — MADFQSSTHRAKWIFTPHGLAEKYKAANQRAIQTLEKYGATRMEVDVDGSLLYREAQVNSNDKHSRPKPLNIEEEQFLRMFYENKLREVCGAFYFPHKVQATALIYFKRFYLQWSVMEHHPKDIILTCIYAACKIEENHVSAEELGKGISQDHQVILNNEMLVLQSLEFDLIVYAPYRSIEGFTDDLGDFCHAEDDQLQLLKETAKEEVDKSMLTDAPLLFPPGQLALAALRRANEVHGVLDYESYLENMLVRQNSIHSSTELIQHLNAIDSSVRTYKFPSEKDMKHINRKLRSCWGLSSHDDSKKRDKKSKHKSKQSAD; from the exons ATGGCGGATTTCCAGAGCTCGACGCACCGAGCCAAGTGGATATTCACTCCTCACGGTCTG GCTGAAAAGTACAAGGCTGCTAATCAAAGGGCGATACAGACTCTGGAGAAG TATGGAGCTACACGTATGGAAGTAGATGTCGATGGATCGTTGCTATACCGTGAGGCTCAAGTTAATTCGAATG ACAAGCATTCCCGTCCAAAACCACTTAATATTGAGGAAGAACAGTTTTTGAGGATGTTCTATGAAAATAAACTTCGAGAAGTTTGTGGAGCCTTTTACTTTCCTCATAAGGTTCAG GCGACAGCTCTCATATACTTTAAAAGGTTCTATTTACAGTGGTCGGTCATGGAACATCACCCAAAGGACATCAT TTTAACCTGCATATATGCAGCCtgtaaaatagaagaaaatcatGTATCTGCAGAGGAGCTTGGTAAGGGAATCTCACAGGATCATCAAGTCATTCTCAATAACGAGATGCTAGTTCTTCAG AGTTTAGAGTTTGATCTTATTGTATATGCACCATATCGCTCAATTGAAGGTTTCACAGATGATCTtggg GATTTCTGCCATGCAGAGGATGACCAGCTTCAATTGCTAAAG GAAACTGCAAAAGAGGAAGTAGACAAAAGTATGCTTACTGATGCACCGCTTCTCTTTCCTCCTGGACAG CTGGCATTGGCGGCTTTGCGTCGTGCTAATGAGGTGCATGGAGTTCTGGACTATGAAAG TTACCTAGAGAACATGCTCGTACGCCAAAATTCCATTCACAGCAGCACAGAGCTCATTCAGCATCTGAATGCGATAGATTCCTCG GTTAGGACATATAAATTCCCTTCTGAGAAGGATATGAAACACATCAACAGGAAGCTGAGATCTTGTTGGGGCCTTAGTTCACATGATGA TAGTAAGAAACGAGACAAGAAATCGAAGCACAAATCCAAGCAGAGTGCAGATTAG
- the LOC104432304 gene encoding cyclin-H1-1 isoform X1, translating into MADFQSSTHRAKWIFTPHGLAEKYKAANQRAIQTLEKYGATRMEVDVDGSLLYREAQVNSNADKHSRPKPLNIEEEQFLRMFYENKLREVCGAFYFPHKVQATALIYFKRFYLQWSVMEHHPKDIILTCIYAACKIEENHVSAEELGKGISQDHQVILNNEMLVLQSLEFDLIVYAPYRSIEGFTDDLGDFCHAEDDQLQLLKETAKEEVDKSMLTDAPLLFPPGQLALAALRRANEVHGVLDYESYLENMLVRQNSIHSSTELIQHLNAIDSSVRTYKFPSEKDMKHINRKLRSCWGLSSHDDSKKRDKKSKHKSKQSAD; encoded by the exons ATGGCGGATTTCCAGAGCTCGACGCACCGAGCCAAGTGGATATTCACTCCTCACGGTCTG GCTGAAAAGTACAAGGCTGCTAATCAAAGGGCGATACAGACTCTGGAGAAG TATGGAGCTACACGTATGGAAGTAGATGTCGATGGATCGTTGCTATACCGTGAGGCTCAAGTTAATTCGAATG CAGACAAGCATTCCCGTCCAAAACCACTTAATATTGAGGAAGAACAGTTTTTGAGGATGTTCTATGAAAATAAACTTCGAGAAGTTTGTGGAGCCTTTTACTTTCCTCATAAGGTTCAG GCGACAGCTCTCATATACTTTAAAAGGTTCTATTTACAGTGGTCGGTCATGGAACATCACCCAAAGGACATCAT TTTAACCTGCATATATGCAGCCtgtaaaatagaagaaaatcatGTATCTGCAGAGGAGCTTGGTAAGGGAATCTCACAGGATCATCAAGTCATTCTCAATAACGAGATGCTAGTTCTTCAG AGTTTAGAGTTTGATCTTATTGTATATGCACCATATCGCTCAATTGAAGGTTTCACAGATGATCTtggg GATTTCTGCCATGCAGAGGATGACCAGCTTCAATTGCTAAAG GAAACTGCAAAAGAGGAAGTAGACAAAAGTATGCTTACTGATGCACCGCTTCTCTTTCCTCCTGGACAG CTGGCATTGGCGGCTTTGCGTCGTGCTAATGAGGTGCATGGAGTTCTGGACTATGAAAG TTACCTAGAGAACATGCTCGTACGCCAAAATTCCATTCACAGCAGCACAGAGCTCATTCAGCATCTGAATGCGATAGATTCCTCG GTTAGGACATATAAATTCCCTTCTGAGAAGGATATGAAACACATCAACAGGAAGCTGAGATCTTGTTGGGGCCTTAGTTCACATGATGA TAGTAAGAAACGAGACAAGAAATCGAAGCACAAATCCAAGCAGAGTGCAGATTAG